One window of the Manihot esculenta cultivar AM560-2 chromosome 14, M.esculenta_v8, whole genome shotgun sequence genome contains the following:
- the LOC110600193 gene encoding uncharacterized protein LOC110600193 produces the protein MATNEGNSNDEGIKLALYKAAISGDWEKAASLQPTTRRLNKRGETALHIATAANHTRFVEKLVGMIRDSDKEVLAIRTIPPKAIETTATAIAPQTSSLAQAVVAAPTAFRIGEDPTISRTSIAAALASANANVIPPKAIETTATAIAPQTSSLAHAVVAAPTAFRIGEDPTISRTSIAAALASANANVIPPKAIETTATAIAPQTSSLAQAVVAAPTAFRIGEDPTISRTSIAAALASANANAHAAQQGNAQATTLVTIERQVGSPVQAANTATTSKAIASQASSPSEAIAAAPTLSTIEEDPSTSEAQAEAALASATTNANAAQQENALATTVVTIAQQVRVPIQAATPATTSTAIASQASSLGGAGAVASESEDQGNTAFCYAAISGNVKIAEVMRQKKTDLPKIRGGKGFLPIYMAALAGHAEMVRQLYKHHRDDNQLKLEDGDLVSLLIALVESDIYDIALEMIEDRRELATMRDQKNRQGETALHAFARKPCIPSIQTSTGIWSSCRSFFSDRRKHEQGLRLVQKLWEEVILLKEHEVSDLMILPSGKRLIFIAAENGNVEFLTILIRQYPDLVLKVDDNQYTIFHVAVLNRHEKIFRLIFQLGMMKNLINLHEDADRNNILHLAGKLPPPSRLNIIRGAALQLQHELLWFEEVKKVVRPGQIAEKNLAGKTAREVFMDAHEDLRKKAEKWMINTANSCMLVATLIATVVFAAAFTVPGGNGQETGIPIFVRDTLFKIFAIADAVSLASSTSSILSFLSILTSRFSMDDFLKSLPRKLICGLLFLFVAIITMMVAFVLAFFFIFKHGLIRFAISISALASIPIVLFIWQLFLVYEMIRSTYMCSFVFCCNNETLFPTKSKFPRKLCCSFN, from the exons ATGAAGGAATTAAATTGGCATTGTATAAAGCTGCGATAAGTGGTGACTGGGAGAAGGCTGCATCCTTACAACCAACTACAAGAAGGCTCAATAAGCGAGGGGAGACTGCTCTCCATATTGCAACGGCAGCAAACCACACTCGTTTTGTGGAAAAGCTTGTTGGTATGATTCGCGACAGTGATAAAGAGGTTTTAGCTATTCGAACTATACCACCCAAAGCCATAGAAACAACTGCGACTGCAATTGCTCCTCAAACTTCATCTCTAGCTCAAGCCGTAGTAGCAGCTCCAACTGCATTCAGAATAGGAGAGGACCCAACCATAAGCAGAACATCAATTGCAGCCGCATTGGCATCTGCAAATGCAAACGTTATACCACCCAAAGCCATAGAAACAACTGCGACTGCAATTGCTCCTCAAACTTCATCTCTAGCTCATGCCGTAGTAGCAGCTCCAACTGCATTCAGAATAGGAGAGGACCCAACCATAAGCAGAACATCAATTGCAGCCGCATTGGCATCTGCAAATGCAAACGTTATACCACCCAAAGCCATAGAAACAACTGCGACTGCAATTGCTCCTCAAACTTCATCTCTAGCTCAAGCCGTAGTAGCAGCTCCAACTGCATTCAGAATAGGAGAGGACCCAACCATAAGCAGAACATCAATTGCAGCCGCATTGGCATCTGCAAATGCAAACGCGCATGCAGCTCAACAAGGAAATGCCCAAGCCACAACCTTAGTAACAATAGAGCGACAAGTAGGGTCCCCAGTCCAAGCCGCCAACACAGCAACAACTTCCAAGGCAATTGCATCTCAAGCTTCATCTCCAAGTGAAGCCATAGCAGCAGCCCCAACTTTATCCACCATTGAAGAGGACCCATCCACAAGCGAAGCTCAAGCTGAAGCTGCATTGGCATCTGCAACCACAAACGCAAATGCAGCTCAACAAGAAAATGCCCTAGCCACAACTGTAGTAACAATAGCGCAACAAGTAAGGGTCCCAATCCAAGCCGCAACCCCAGCAACAACTTCAACAGCAATTGCATCTCAAGCATCATCTCTAGGTGGAGCCGGAGCAGTAGCCTCAGAATCAGAGGATCAAGGAAATACAGCCTTTTGCTATGCTGCTATATCTGGAAATGTGAAAATTGCTGAAGTTATGAGGCAGAAGAAAACTGATTTGCCAAAGATCCGAGGTGGGAAAGGTTTCTTACCAATTTATATGGCAGCTTTGGCTGGCCATGCAGAAATGGTGCGGCAACTGTACAAGCATCATCGTGACGACAACCAACTAAAACTAGAAGATGGCGATCTTGTTAGTTTACTTATCGCTTTGGTAGAGTCTGATATATACG ATATCGCACTGGAGATGATAGAAGATCGCCGTGAGTTGGCCACTATGAGGGATCAAAAGAATAGACAGGGAGAGACAGCACTGCATGCGTTTGCTCGAAAGCCTTGTATACCTTCAATTCAAACATCTACAGGGATCTGGAGTTCCTGCAGAAGCTTCT TTTCTGACAGACGTAAGCATGAACAAGGTCTTAGGCTAGTCCAAAAGCTTTGGGAGGAAGTAATATTACTGAAGGAGCATGAAGTTTCTGATCTTATGATTCTACCTTCTGGGAAACGACTAATATTTATTGCAGCTGAAAATGGAAACGTGGAGTTCTTAACCATACTTATACGTCAATATCCAGATTTAGTATTGAAGGTGGATGATAACCAATATACCATTTTTCATGTAGCTGTTTTGAATCGACATGAGAAAATCTTCCGGCTCATCTTTCAGTTGGGTATGATGAAAAATTTGATAAACTTGCATGAAGATGCGGACAGGAATAACATATTGCACTTGGCTGGAAAGTTGCCACCACCGAGTCGACTAAATATCATACGAGGAGCAGCTCTCCAACTGCAGCATGAACTACTGTGGTTTGAG GAAGTGAAGAAGGTTGTTAGACCAGGGCAAATTGCTGAGAAAAATCTAGCTGGCAAGACTGCAAGGGAGGTATTCATGGATGCTCATGAGGATCTACGGAAAAAGGCAGAGAAATGGATGATAAATACAGCAAATTCATGCATGCTTGTGGCAACCCTGATTGCCACTGTTGTTTTTGCAGCAGCTTTTACAGTCCCTGGTGGCAATGGACAAGAGACTGGAATTCCTATTTTTGTTCGTGATACCTTGTTTAAAATCTTTGCCATAGCAGATGCAGTGTCTTTAGCTTCCTCAACCTCTTCTATCCTCTCCTTCTTGTCCATTCTTACTTCTCGATTCTCCATGGATGATTTTCTCAAATCATTGCCGAGGAAGTTAATCTGTGGACTCTTATTCCTTTTCGTAGCAATAATAACAATGATGGTTGCCTTTGTTCTagcctttttctttattttcaagCATGGATTGATCCGATTTGCTATTTCTATTTCTGCACTTGCTTCTATCCCAATCGTTTTGTTCATTTGGCAGCTCTTTCTTGTTTATGAGATGATTCGTTCTACCTACATGTGCTCCTTCGTCTTCTGTTGCAATAACGAAACTCTCTTTCCTACAAAATCAAAATTTCCGAGAAAGCTATGTTGTTCCTTCAATTAG